The following are encoded together in the Adhaeribacter arboris genome:
- a CDS encoding family 43 glycosylhydrolase, whose amino-acid sequence MRRILVTALLAMCFKTVVGQFKVDYKPNIQPVTNMQYFAPKGDNLFVGDCIPFSHNGTYYLYWLLDAGHHSALNGLGGHQWAVSTTKDLKTWKHYPVALGIDEDWEKSICTGSVVYHNNKFYAFYATRLLVDGKVNEQLSYAISDDGIHFKKQTPNPFYTSAPGYSTRDFRDPKVFVDKQGIFHLFVSSRSNQSAINHWDGSLVHMTSKDLKKWDVKAPVLTGQRSVPECPDYFKWNDWYYLIYGDAGDTYYVKSKNPYGPWEQPDDQALIEEWSNVAKTAEFKNNRRIVAAWIPSRKENKDHTNEMFGGNAVFRELVQHPNGTLGTKFPPEMLPENNSLVTLKLAKDSLVQSSSENSFVIKAPNGVGTAHYENIPADCRITFEIEPTGTNEEYGLLLRSNEKGADGYKLSFSASQQIVRLHDTEIYSVEGLDKPIKVDIIMKDGIIDVDVNNQRCLVNRLPEQKGNVLWFFAKHGQVKFKSIKVLPLALNN is encoded by the coding sequence ATGAGAAGAATACTAGTAACCGCATTACTTGCCATGTGCTTTAAGACCGTTGTAGGCCAGTTCAAGGTAGATTACAAGCCCAATATTCAGCCCGTAACTAATATGCAGTATTTTGCACCCAAAGGAGATAATCTATTTGTGGGCGATTGCATTCCTTTTAGCCACAACGGCACTTATTATTTGTATTGGTTATTAGACGCCGGTCACCACTCGGCATTAAACGGTTTAGGTGGTCATCAATGGGCCGTAAGTACTACTAAGGATTTAAAAACCTGGAAACATTACCCGGTAGCGCTGGGCATTGATGAAGATTGGGAAAAATCGATTTGTACCGGATCCGTGGTGTACCATAATAACAAGTTCTATGCTTTTTACGCTACCCGGTTGCTCGTAGACGGGAAAGTAAATGAACAACTCAGCTACGCGATTAGTGACGATGGCATCCATTTTAAAAAACAAACACCCAATCCTTTCTACACCTCGGCCCCCGGCTACAGCACCCGGGATTTTAGAGACCCGAAGGTATTTGTAGATAAGCAGGGTATTTTCCACTTGTTTGTTTCCAGCCGATCAAATCAATCGGCCATTAATCATTGGGACGGTAGTTTGGTGCACATGACTTCGAAAGATTTGAAAAAGTGGGACGTAAAAGCCCCCGTATTAACCGGCCAAAGATCCGTACCGGAATGCCCCGACTACTTTAAATGGAATGACTGGTATTATTTAATTTACGGCGATGCGGGAGACACGTATTACGTAAAATCCAAAAATCCGTACGGCCCTTGGGAGCAACCCGATGACCAGGCCTTAATCGAAGAATGGTCGAATGTGGCTAAAACGGCGGAATTTAAAAATAACCGGCGAATTGTGGCGGCCTGGATTCCTTCCCGGAAAGAAAATAAAGACCATACGAATGAAATGTTTGGCGGCAATGCCGTTTTCCGGGAACTGGTACAGCACCCCAATGGAACCTTAGGCACAAAGTTTCCGCCCGAAATGCTGCCGGAAAACAACTCGCTGGTAACCTTAAAACTAGCCAAAGATTCGCTGGTACAATCTAGCTCCGAAAATAGTTTTGTGATTAAAGCGCCCAACGGGGTGGGAACTGCCCACTACGAAAATATCCCGGCCGATTGCCGCATAACCTTCGAAATAGAACCTACCGGCACCAATGAGGAATACGGCTTACTGTTACGCTCCAACGAAAAAGGCGCCGACGGGTATAAGCTTTCCTTTTCCGCCAGCCAGCAGATCGTGCGGCTTCATGATACCGAAATATATTCCGTAGAAGGGTTGGACAAACCTATAAAAGTAGATATTATTATGAAAGATGGAATTATTGATGTGGATGTAAACAACCAAAGATGTTTGGTGAACCGTTTACCGGAGCAAAAAGGCAATGTGCTGTGGTTTTTCGCTAAGCATGGTCAGGTAAAATTTAAGTCCATTAAAGTTTTGCCCCTCGCGCTCAATAATTAG
- a CDS encoding ROK family protein, with translation MLLGFDIGGTKCAVVLGTKNADNDLQIIDKQVLPTNRLVYPMIEQLFTTADDLLLKHGIPTENIEGIGISCGGPLSSKKGLILSPPNLPGWDNIPIVSLAEKKFGRKTFLQNDANACAMAEWKHGAGRGYNNIIFLTFGTGMGAGLILDGKLYSGTSDLAGEVGHIRLADRGPVGFGKEGSFEGFCSGGGIAQIAQVKVRQKLQMGQPVSFCKSLEELPFLTAKMVAEAAYQHDPVALDIYRTCGHYLGIGLSLFIDILNPEIIIMGSIYGRAQELLEPYMREVIQAEAIEESRKACRIVPALLSENIGDIAALCLAETIATEYSDHTIPTRN, from the coding sequence ATGCTACTAGGTTTTGATATTGGCGGAACTAAATGTGCGGTGGTTCTGGGTACAAAAAATGCCGACAACGATCTGCAAATCATCGACAAGCAAGTCTTACCTACCAATCGGCTGGTTTATCCGATGATAGAGCAGTTATTTACTACCGCGGATGATCTATTACTGAAACATGGTATACCCACCGAAAATATTGAAGGGATTGGCATAAGTTGCGGCGGACCTTTAAGCAGTAAAAAGGGATTGATTTTATCGCCGCCTAACTTGCCCGGCTGGGACAACATTCCCATTGTTTCCCTGGCCGAGAAAAAGTTTGGCAGAAAAACCTTCTTGCAGAACGACGCCAACGCCTGCGCGATGGCGGAATGGAAGCATGGCGCCGGTAGAGGCTACAACAATATTATTTTTCTCACCTTTGGGACGGGAATGGGCGCCGGCCTTATTCTGGATGGGAAACTATATTCCGGCACTTCGGATTTGGCCGGGGAAGTAGGTCATATCCGCTTAGCGGACCGAGGACCGGTTGGTTTCGGCAAAGAAGGTTCTTTTGAAGGGTTTTGCAGCGGCGGCGGTATTGCCCAAATTGCCCAGGTAAAAGTGCGGCAAAAATTACAAATGGGGCAACCGGTTTCTTTCTGTAAATCCCTCGAAGAATTGCCTTTTCTAACCGCCAAAATGGTAGCGGAAGCCGCTTATCAACATGATCCGGTGGCGTTAGATATTTACCGAACCTGCGGGCATTATCTAGGGATTGGGCTTTCCCTCTTCATTGATATTCTAAACCCGGAAATTATTATTATGGGCAGTATTTACGGCCGGGCGCAAGAACTTTTGGAACCTTATATGCGAGAAGTAATCCAGGCAGAAGCGATTGAAGAGTCTCGGAAAGCTTGCCGCATTGTGCCGGCTCTGCTTTCCGAAAACATCGGCGACATAGCCGCCCTTTGCCTCGCCGAAACGATTGCCACGGAGTATTCTGATCATACCATACCTACCAGAAATTAA
- a CDS encoding sugar porter family MFS transporter codes for MNNSLPNKAYQVTGPLIRAAIVSSLGGLLFGFDTAVIAGTTSSVKTLFQLSEWAMGFVVSSALIGTIAGTLISSKPGDIWGRKNYLKVLAALFLISAIGCALSWDFWSLSIFRFIGGIAIGGSSVIIPMYLAEIAPAKLRGRLVILFQFNVCLGILVAYFSNAMIELMNTDVLTVQWRIMFATGGVPALLFFLMLFTIPDSPRWLMAIGKQEEAKQVFLKMGELQVNEAMIEIQNSLQTTSGHASETLFQRKYLYPIFLGVSVAAFNQLSFVNGFLYYLNDTLREIGASFGGKFQPILIGAANVIAVTVALLTIDKIGRKKLLLIGSWGSAIPLGLCAYIAWTRNMTELFPWGVALFILFFSFSQGAVIWVYISEVFPNKVRSKGQALGSFTHWGLCAIAAQVYPPIVASSSIGLAIPFLFGGIMMVLQFFVVWFFFVETKGVPLEQLEIQLGVKQKNVEELTAHK; via the coding sequence ATGAATAATTCTCTACCTAATAAAGCCTATCAGGTAACCGGACCTTTAATTCGGGCAGCCATTGTTTCTTCCCTGGGTGGTTTACTGTTTGGGTTTGATACGGCGGTAATTGCCGGCACAACTTCCTCGGTAAAAACGCTTTTTCAGCTTTCGGAGTGGGCCATGGGATTTGTGGTTTCGTCGGCTTTAATCGGCACCATTGCGGGCACCTTAATCAGCTCCAAACCCGGTGATATTTGGGGCAGAAAGAATTATTTAAAAGTACTGGCGGCGCTTTTCTTAATTTCAGCTATAGGTTGTGCCTTATCCTGGGATTTCTGGTCCTTATCCATATTCCGGTTTATTGGCGGTATTGCCATTGGCGGCTCGTCGGTTATTATTCCCATGTATTTAGCGGAAATTGCCCCGGCTAAATTACGCGGCCGGCTGGTTATCTTGTTTCAATTTAACGTGTGTCTGGGTATTCTGGTGGCTTATTTTTCCAATGCGATGATAGAGCTAATGAATACGGACGTATTAACGGTACAATGGCGGATTATGTTCGCTACCGGTGGAGTTCCCGCCCTTTTGTTCTTCCTCATGCTATTTACTATTCCGGATAGTCCGCGGTGGCTCATGGCTATTGGCAAGCAGGAAGAAGCCAAACAGGTATTTTTAAAAATGGGGGAATTGCAAGTAAACGAGGCGATGATTGAAATTCAAAATTCTCTCCAAACCACTTCTGGCCACGCCAGTGAAACTCTTTTTCAGCGAAAATACCTGTATCCTATTTTTTTGGGGGTAAGTGTGGCGGCCTTTAACCAGCTTTCTTTTGTCAATGGATTTTTGTATTATCTTAATGATACGCTCCGGGAGATTGGCGCCTCGTTCGGCGGCAAGTTTCAACCTATCTTAATTGGGGCGGCCAACGTTATAGCCGTTACCGTTGCTCTATTAACCATTGATAAAATCGGCCGGAAAAAACTTTTACTCATCGGTTCCTGGGGTTCGGCTATTCCCCTAGGCCTCTGCGCTTATATTGCCTGGACCAGAAATATGACGGAATTATTTCCTTGGGGAGTAGCTTTATTTATTCTGTTTTTCTCTTTCTCGCAGGGGGCCGTTATTTGGGTGTACATCAGCGAAGTATTTCCGAATAAAGTCCGGAGTAAAGGCCAGGCTTTGGGCAGTTTTACCCATTGGGGTTTATGCGCCATAGCGGCCCAGGTATATCCGCCCATTGTAGCGAGTTCCAGCATTGGCTTAGCCATTCCCTTCTTATTTGGCGGCATCATGATGGTTTTGCAATTCTTTGTGGTTTGGTTCTTTTTTGTAGAAACCAAAGGTGTACCGCTCGAACAATTAGAAATTCAGTTAGGCGTTAAGCAGAAAAACGTGGAAGAACTCACGGCTCATAAATAA
- a CDS encoding pseudouridine synthase, with product MPHHHFMLHKPYGYLSQFVGEAKKKKRLGELYPFPTGTMAIGRLDEDSEGLLLLTTNGKVSTFFTSSKLEKEYYAQVDGIITPEAIEKLQQGVEIGLRNEKYQTKPCQARRLEPGPPFKERARKIRDDRHGPTSWVAITITEGKNRQVRKMTAAVGFPTLRLIRVRIGAIELGDLAIGEVKEITEVVNNLLPESKLVS from the coding sequence ATGCCTCATCACCACTTTATGTTGCACAAACCTTACGGCTATTTAAGTCAGTTTGTAGGAGAAGCCAAAAAGAAAAAACGACTAGGTGAATTGTATCCGTTCCCAACAGGCACCATGGCGATTGGCCGCTTAGACGAAGACAGCGAAGGTTTGCTGTTACTTACAACTAATGGTAAAGTAAGCACCTTTTTCACGAGCAGTAAATTAGAAAAAGAATACTACGCCCAGGTGGATGGTATTATAACTCCGGAGGCAATCGAAAAACTACAACAAGGTGTAGAAATTGGTTTACGGAACGAAAAATACCAGACGAAGCCCTGCCAAGCGCGTAGGTTAGAACCTGGCCCTCCGTTTAAAGAACGCGCACGAAAAATACGCGACGACCGACACGGCCCCACCAGTTGGGTAGCCATCACGATCACCGAAGGCAAAAACCGCCAAGTACGAAAAATGACCGCCGCCGTTGGTTTTCCCACTTTGCGTCTGATACGGGTCCGGATTGGTGCTATTGAGCTGGGTGATTTGGCAATTGGGGAAGTGAAGGAAATAACGGAAGTAGTAAACAACTTGCTTCCTGAAAGTAAGCTAGTATCGTAA
- a CDS encoding cellulase family glycosylhydrolase, which yields MQTLYFFKKSSRIKNILFISVLLLIGSFGKLQAQEAPFRKGINLTNWFQAASVREVQINKYTRKDFEQIKSLGCDVIRLPINLHYMTSGAPNYTLEPLFFQFLDQPVQWAEELNLHLILDNHTFDPIANTPPDIEQILKKVWPQVAQHYRNRSNLLYYEVLNEPHGISATQWNAIQQKVINAIRAVDTQHTIIVGATNFNSYQSMAEMPVYPDTNLIYTFHFYDPFLFTHQGASWVEPSMEPLAQMPFPYQATNMPALPATLKNTWLESAYNQYSTDGTVAKVKEWIDVAANFKNTHGVKVFCGEFGVLATNSPSTDRVNWYQTVRSYLEEKNIAWTTWDYHGGFGLFKPGGNDLFHHDLNIPLLTALGFNLPPQTDFTIKPDTVGFLIYDDYLGAGLSNESYGSGNVNFYSPDLPNNGNYSISWAKAEQYNSISLNFKPDKDLSELRKKAYALDFFVRGTAPGVNFDLRFIDTKTTAPNDHPWRAVITLDAQKVSFDGRWHHLHIPLTDFAEQGAWDNNQWYNPEGKFDWRRIDRLEITSEHAAFNNNQLWFDNVYLTDQDTAQVRQPGTVTGTKKNQNKSAVHVYPNPARNHLTIKAETNGKLTYEILDNLGRVLLRNSFQSQTEVNILTFPAGVYLVKLTQTDHSYTIHRMVKVD from the coding sequence ATGCAGACACTTTACTTTTTTAAAAAATCCAGTAGAATAAAGAATATCTTATTCATAAGCGTTCTTTTGTTAATTGGCAGTTTCGGTAAGCTTCAGGCGCAGGAAGCGCCTTTCCGGAAAGGAATTAATTTAACAAATTGGTTTCAGGCAGCCAGCGTTCGGGAAGTCCAGATTAATAAATATACCCGAAAAGATTTTGAGCAAATTAAAAGCTTAGGCTGCGATGTGATCCGGCTGCCGATTAATCTGCACTACATGACCAGCGGAGCTCCAAATTATACCCTGGAACCACTCTTCTTCCAGTTTTTAGACCAGCCGGTACAATGGGCCGAAGAATTAAACCTGCACCTGATTTTAGATAATCATACCTTCGACCCAATTGCGAACACCCCGCCCGACATTGAGCAAATTCTGAAAAAAGTGTGGCCGCAAGTGGCCCAGCATTACCGAAACCGCTCCAACTTACTCTACTACGAAGTTCTGAATGAGCCGCACGGCATTAGCGCTACTCAATGGAATGCTATTCAGCAAAAAGTTATCAACGCTATTCGGGCCGTGGATACCCAACATACTATAATTGTGGGCGCTACTAATTTTAACAGTTATCAAAGCATGGCCGAAATGCCGGTTTATCCGGATACGAACTTAATTTATACCTTCCATTTTTACGATCCGTTTTTGTTCACCCACCAAGGCGCTAGCTGGGTAGAACCTTCGATGGAGCCATTAGCTCAAATGCCTTTTCCGTACCAAGCTACCAATATGCCCGCTTTACCCGCCACCTTAAAGAATACCTGGCTCGAAAGCGCTTATAACCAATATTCCACTGATGGCACCGTAGCCAAAGTAAAAGAATGGATTGATGTAGCGGCTAATTTTAAAAACACCCACGGAGTAAAAGTGTTTTGCGGCGAGTTTGGGGTGCTGGCTACGAATAGTCCGTCCACCGACCGGGTAAACTGGTATCAAACTGTGCGGAGTTATTTAGAAGAAAAAAATATTGCCTGGACTACCTGGGATTACCACGGCGGCTTTGGTTTATTTAAACCCGGTGGCAATGATTTGTTTCACCACGATTTAAACATTCCGCTATTAACTGCTTTGGGTTTTAACCTGCCGCCACAAACCGATTTTACCATAAAACCCGATACGGTTGGTTTTTTAATTTACGATGATTATCTGGGGGCGGGCTTAAGCAATGAAAGTTACGGCAGCGGCAATGTAAACTTTTACTCACCCGACTTGCCCAACAACGGCAACTATAGCATTTCCTGGGCTAAAGCCGAGCAGTACAACAGTATTAGTTTAAATTTTAAACCAGATAAAGATTTATCAGAATTACGGAAAAAAGCTTACGCGCTGGATTTTTTCGTGCGAGGCACTGCGCCCGGCGTAAACTTCGACCTCCGGTTTATTGATACTAAAACCACAGCTCCCAACGACCATCCCTGGCGGGCGGTTATTACTTTAGATGCGCAAAAAGTATCTTTCGACGGGCGCTGGCATCATCTCCATATCCCGCTGACGGACTTTGCAGAACAAGGAGCCTGGGACAACAACCAATGGTATAACCCGGAAGGTAAATTTGATTGGAGGCGGATTGACCGCCTGGAAATTACCAGTGAACATGCCGCTTTTAACAATAATCAACTGTGGTTCGATAATGTTTACCTGACTGATCAAGATACCGCGCAGGTGCGGCAGCCAGGAACGGTTACGGGCACTAAAAAAAATCAAAATAAATCGGCAGTACATGTTTACCCCAATCCGGCGCGTAACCATTTAACAATTAAAGCGGAAACAAACGGCAAATTAACCTACGAAATACTGGATAATCTGGGTCGGGTTCTTTTAAGAAACAGCTTCCAGAGCCAAACGGAAGTAAATATACTTACCTTCCCCGCCGGAGTTTATTTGGTTAAATTAACGCAAACCGATCATTCGTATACTATCCACCGAATGGTTAAAGTTGATTAA
- a CDS encoding multidrug effflux MFS transporter, translating into MTRQKYFSLILILGTLTALGPFSIDMYLPGFPAIAKDLRTTVADVALSLSSFFIGISAGQLLYGPLLDRFGRKNPLYAGLMVYVISSVACAFATSIETLVALRFVQAIGSCAAAVASVAMVRDLFPIEDNAKVFSLLMLVVGVSPMVAPTVGGYVTADFGWQTVFLILAGMGAAILAAVYFGLPESSKPDPSYSLKPKPILTNFFGVLRVPQFYTYAFSGAISFAGLLAYVSGSPLLFMEIFKVGEKQYGWIFAFLSVGLIGASQVNSILLKKYRSEQIILTALFCQSFTALLFVIATTMGWLGLFATIAFIFVYLCCLGLTFPNASALSMRPFSKNAGSASALMGASQMGFGAMATVLLSLFEARSALPMTAIMLGSALLAFIILVWGRKAIPATEDEPQIEAPAGMLH; encoded by the coding sequence ATGACTCGTCAGAAATATTTTTCCCTTATCCTGATTTTAGGTACCCTTACCGCGCTTGGCCCTTTTTCCATTGATATGTATTTGCCCGGCTTCCCGGCCATCGCGAAAGATTTACGTACTACAGTGGCCGATGTAGCGCTTTCTTTATCCAGTTTTTTCATTGGCATTTCGGCGGGTCAGTTGTTGTATGGTCCGTTACTAGACCGGTTCGGCCGCAAAAATCCGCTTTACGCCGGCTTAATGGTGTATGTTATTTCTTCGGTGGCTTGTGCTTTTGCTACTTCCATTGAAACTTTGGTGGCGCTGCGCTTTGTGCAGGCCATTGGTAGTTGCGCCGCGGCAGTTGCCTCGGTAGCCATGGTGCGCGACTTGTTCCCGATTGAAGATAACGCTAAAGTATTTTCGCTGCTGATGCTGGTAGTGGGCGTATCGCCGATGGTAGCGCCCACTGTAGGGGGTTACGTTACCGCTGATTTTGGCTGGCAAACCGTGTTTTTAATTTTAGCGGGCATGGGTGCCGCCATTTTAGCGGCCGTTTATTTTGGTTTACCCGAAAGCAGTAAACCCGATCCCTCTTACTCCTTAAAACCTAAACCTATTTTAACCAATTTCTTTGGCGTATTAAGAGTGCCGCAATTTTACACGTATGCCTTTTCGGGAGCTATTTCGTTTGCCGGTTTGCTGGCGTATGTATCGGGTTCGCCTTTGCTCTTTATGGAAATTTTTAAAGTGGGTGAAAAACAGTACGGCTGGATCTTCGCTTTTCTTTCCGTTGGCTTAATCGGCGCTAGTCAGGTAAATAGTATTTTACTTAAGAAATACCGCAGCGAACAAATTATACTCACGGCACTTTTTTGCCAATCGTTCACGGCTCTATTATTTGTAATTGCCACCACGATGGGCTGGCTGGGATTGTTTGCCACCATTGCTTTTATTTTTGTTTACTTGTGCTGCCTGGGTTTAACTTTCCCGAATGCGTCGGCTTTATCCATGCGGCCTTTTTCTAAAAATGCCGGTAGCGCCTCCGCCTTAATGGGAGCATCGCAAATGGGTTTTGGGGCAATGGCTACGGTATTGTTAAGTTTATTTGAAGCCCGTTCGGCCTTGCCCATGACCGCTATTATGCTCGGCTCGGCTTTGTTGGCTTTCATTATATTAGTATGGGGTCGTAAAGCTATTCCGGCTACCGAAGATGAACCCCAGATAGAAGCACCCGCCGGTATGCTGCATTAA
- a CDS encoding biliverdin-producing heme oxygenase, producing the protein MILEALKAKTAACHRNVEASPLMQPIATRQLTPENYTQILRKFYGFFQPLESSIHLVPSLEYYLPDLPTRRKAASILQDLRAINQENIALATLPLCPDLPRISEISEALGLCM; encoded by the coding sequence ATGATTTTAGAAGCTTTAAAAGCTAAAACTGCCGCCTGCCACCGTAACGTAGAAGCCAGCCCTCTAATGCAGCCCATTGCTACCCGCCAACTTACTCCGGAAAATTACACGCAAATTCTACGCAAATTCTACGGTTTTTTTCAGCCCCTGGAAAGTTCAATTCACCTTGTACCTAGCTTAGAATATTACCTGCCCGACTTACCTACCCGCCGAAAAGCCGCCAGTATTTTGCAGGATTTACGCGCCATTAACCAAGAAAACATTGCACTGGCTACGTTACCCCTTTGCCCAGATTTGCCGCGTATTTCGGAAATAAGCGAAGCCTTGGGGCTTTGTATGTAA
- a CDS encoding biliverdin-producing heme oxygenase, whose amino-acid sequence MEGSTLGGKVISKIVYETLGYTPENGIAFFNGYGTQTGPKWKAFQEALTRFALTPAQEEAIVTTATRTFQKLEVWFNT is encoded by the coding sequence ATGGAAGGATCTACTTTAGGCGGAAAGGTAATTTCGAAGATTGTTTACGAAACTTTAGGGTATACTCCGGAAAACGGCATTGCTTTTTTTAACGGCTATGGTACTCAGACCGGCCCCAAGTGGAAAGCTTTTCAGGAAGCTTTAACGCGATTTGCCTTAACTCCGGCGCAGGAGGAAGCCATTGTTACTACGGCTACCCGTACCTTTCAGAAGTTAGAAGTTTGGTTTAATACTTAA
- a CDS encoding GAF domain-containing protein, with protein sequence MDIPTNKNYDSEFCGSLPLHFINLVQPHGFIMVVQKETFLIRQISENVTDFLGVTPADILNRNLTEFILAEQIEVIRRKTQQWNIEDRIPENVSFTINSVEKNFSAVIHSKENYILLELEPIQPLAPGQLDFVHIYQEIMFILAAFKKADTIEKLGQIAVTEIKKLSGFDRVMIYRFDKNWNGSVLAEALEPDLQPYLNLCFPASDVPRNARDLYFKNPYRFLPNREYTPARLVPVLNPISSNFTDLSDCNLRSVANVHLQYLKNMGVQASMSTPIIKDNLLWGLISCHHKTAKNLSFEMRSAFVLLSSIISAQVVAKENEQSLGQINNLNEVFTKLLAQMYQEPDFRQGLIQGAYTLNHLFTSTGAAIVLDGEIKKVGKTPTNDEIKSIVHWLQRSRINKIYITENLTQFLEPAIHYKEVASGLIALPIALERGDYILGFREERAQTIDWGGNPNQAITIEPDGKTYHPRNSFAVWQEQVKNMSLPWSEQDVQMAEQLRIAVLERIVRDSH encoded by the coding sequence ATGGATATTCCTACCAATAAAAATTACGATTCGGAGTTTTGCGGCAGTTTGCCCCTGCACTTTATTAATTTAGTACAGCCTCACGGCTTTATCATGGTGGTGCAAAAAGAAACCTTTCTGATCCGGCAAATCAGCGAAAATGTAACGGATTTTCTAGGGGTTACTCCCGCCGATATCCTTAACCGGAATTTAACTGAATTTATATTAGCCGAGCAAATAGAGGTAATCCGACGCAAAACCCAGCAATGGAATATCGAAGACCGCATTCCCGAAAATGTTTCTTTTACCATCAACAGCGTCGAGAAGAATTTTAGTGCGGTTATTCATAGCAAAGAAAACTACATTTTACTGGAACTGGAACCCATTCAGCCGCTGGCGCCTGGCCAACTGGATTTTGTGCACATCTACCAGGAAATCATGTTTATTTTGGCGGCCTTTAAAAAAGCCGATACCATTGAGAAGCTGGGCCAGATTGCCGTTACGGAAATTAAAAAGTTATCTGGTTTTGACCGGGTAATGATTTATAGGTTTGATAAAAACTGGAACGGCAGTGTACTCGCCGAAGCTTTGGAGCCCGACTTGCAGCCTTATTTAAATTTATGTTTCCCGGCTTCGGATGTACCACGCAATGCCCGCGATTTATATTTTAAAAATCCGTACCGTTTCCTTCCGAACCGGGAGTATACGCCCGCCCGGCTCGTACCGGTTTTAAATCCTATTTCTTCCAATTTTACCGATTTATCGGATTGTAATTTACGCAGTGTGGCCAACGTTCACTTGCAATATTTAAAAAATATGGGGGTACAGGCTTCTATGTCGACTCCTATTATTAAAGACAACCTGCTTTGGGGATTAATTTCCTGCCATCATAAAACGGCTAAAAACTTGTCTTTCGAAATGCGTTCGGCCTTTGTTTTATTATCTTCCATTATTTCGGCGCAGGTAGTAGCCAAAGAAAACGAGCAAAGCTTAGGTCAGATTAATAACCTGAACGAAGTTTTCACGAAACTATTGGCCCAAATGTACCAAGAACCGGATTTCAGGCAAGGTTTAATTCAAGGAGCTTATACCCTGAACCATTTATTCACGAGTACGGGTGCCGCCATTGTGCTGGATGGCGAAATCAAAAAAGTGGGTAAAACCCCGACGAACGACGAGATAAAGAGTATTGTGCATTGGTTACAGCGCTCCCGGATAAATAAAATATATATTACCGAAAACCTGACGCAATTTCTGGAACCTGCCATTCATTATAAAGAAGTGGCGAGTGGTTTAATTGCTTTACCTATTGCCCTGGAAAGAGGTGACTATATCTTAGGTTTCCGGGAAGAAAGAGCGCAAACGATTGACTGGGGGGGTAACCCGAATCAAGCTATTACTATAGAACCAGATGGTAAAACCTATCACCCCCGAAATTCCTTTGCTGTTTGGCAAGAACAAGTGAAAAACATGTCCTTACCTTGGTCGGAGCAAGACGTGCAAATGGCGGAACAGTTACGGATTGCGGTATTAGAACGAATAGTAAGAGATAGCCATTAA